GTTTGCTTTTGGCGGGGCTGCCAGAAAACGTAGGTGGCTGCACCCTGAACCGCCTTTGTGGTTCAGGGTTGGAAGCTGTGGCTGCGGCGACGCGCGCTATTCTTGCTGGCGAAGGCCATGTCTATATTGGCGGTGGAGTCGAATCAATGAGTCGCTCCCCCTGGATCATCGGCAAGTCAGAGAAGGGTTTTCACATCGGCAATCAAACCCTCTATGACACGACTCTCGGCTGGCGATTTGTAAACCCGCAACTGGAGGCGCTGGGGCATACCGAAGCGATGGGTATCACCGCAGAAAATCTGGCTGAGATGTATTCCATCACCAGAGAAAAACAGGACCTGTTTGCGCTCGAGAGTCAGCGCAAGGCCATGCATGCCATGGAACGGGGTGTTTTCAGCGATGAATTGGTCCCTGTTCAGACCAAAAAAGCGCTTATTGCATGTGATGAAGGCCCTCGGCCCGAGACGACCCTGGAAAAACTCAACTCCCTCAAACCAGCATTCAAAAAGGGTGGCACTGTAACCGCCGGAAATTCCAGCATGCTTAACGATGGAGCTGCGGCTTTGATGCTGGTTTCCAGTGAATATGGGCGGGCTCACGGCCTCAAGCCGCTGGCTAAAATAAAAGGAACGGCGATTGCCGGAGTGCCTCCCAGAATTATGGGGATCGGCCCGGTTCCTGCCACTGACAAATTGTTGCGACGGCTTGGCTTGCAGCTGCCTGATCTTAACCTGATAGAACTCAATGAGGCTTTTGCTGCTCAGTCTCTGGCGGTTCTTAGTGAATGGAACCTGGATTACCAGGATCCTCGACTTAACCCTAATGGTGGTGCGATTGCCTTAGGGCATCCTTTGGGCTGTTCCGGCGCCAAGCTATTAACTACATTGGTGCATGAAATGAAGAGGAACGAGAACGTCAATCTAGGTCTGGTCTCTATGTGTATCGGCGTAGGGCAAGGCATTTCCATGGTCGTTGAGCGGGTCTGATCTCCGGGGTTGAAAATAACCTGTTCTGCCCTGAGGGCACCTGAAGCTCGTGCGGATGTTGACTCAGCTCGTACCCGTGCCCGACGCGATGGTGATAGCTACCGGTTAAACAGAAGTATTGCCTCCTATTGATGCGAAAGAAGCTAGCTTGAAATATAGACGGATCTCGGCGGGATTGCTGCTGTTCTTTTCTGTACTGGCGAGCCTTGTTGGCAATTTTGCCCCATTTGCCAGTACTCTCGCGGGAAGCCTTCAGCTGGTGGCGGCTGTTTTGTTGTGGCCGGACGTTCCTTTATCATTACGCTGGCAAGGTTTTTGCCTTGCGTTACTTGGTCTGACAGGTTTGTTTTGGTTCTCGGGGGATATCAGCCTCCTTGCCGCTGCCAGTCGCAATCAGGCGATGATCGCAATGTTGGCGGCCGTGGGCATTTTACGTCTGGTGGCGCACCCCGCTTCAAACAAGCCCCTGCCGGTTGGGCGTAGAGCCGTGTGGCAAACCCTCTTCGGCATCCATTGGCTGGGCGCTTTTATCAATATCTCAGCGATGGTTATATTTGGTGACCGACTCGTTTCAGAAAATCGCAGCCTCAGTCCTCTACAGGGACTGGTCCTGACCCGCGGATTCGCCTTAGCGGCACTTTGGTCACCTTTTTTTGTAGCGATAGGGGTCGCTCTGGGTAACGCTCCGGGAGCTCATTACATCCCTCTTTTATTGTGGGGGCTGCCCTTAAGTCAGGGTCTGTTACTGACCTTTGTTGCCTGGCAGGTTCATCACCATCCTGAAGAGTTGGATCGCTTTGTCGGTTATCCCTTTAACCTGCAAGCTATTCTGAGCCCTCTGGTGTTGACGGCTTTGGTTATTGTCGGACATCTCTTATTGGCGAGCATTTCCATAATCGCCCTGATTACCTTTTTTGCCCCCATTTACACCCTATTAGTTAATTTCAAAAAAAAACCAGTTGCTATCCTGGCCAGGTATGTCAGTGAGGATCTTCCCCGGATGGGATCTGAAGTCAGTTTATTTGTGGCTGCAGGGATTTTGGGCGGCGGGATTGTCTCCTTAGTCGCTCAACAGGAGCTGGTCATTCCCTGGGGAGGGCAGGGCGCTTTGCTTGCGTCTGGCGGATTAGGCATCATAATCCTGATCTCCAGCATCGGAATTCATCCCGTCGTTGGGATCACCATGGTCGGATCTGTACTCGCTTCGGCAGGTTTAAGCCCTGACCTGTTGGCCATGAGCTTTGTCATGGGTTGGGGGTTGGGAGTCCTTATCAACCCAATTTCGGGTATTCATCTATTGTTATCCGGACGCTATGGATTCCCGGTTCGTCAGGTGTGGTATTTGAATGCTGGTTACGTCTTTAGTGCATTTCTTGCCTGTTGTGCCTGGTTATTTCTTTTTCAAGCATTTTCCTGATTTTAATAGTTACGATGATTATGAAGAAGAACTGTAATGGTTTGAGCCAGCCCCGTTCTATGAAATAAGTTTTCTGAAGATGAATCCGCACCAGACCGGACTCGCATTCATCTTGTACCATCTGTTCCTTTGAAATAGTTGTGATACCTGGGGGTCTTCTTCTTGACGATAACCCAACCTCGGGGCTATGCAGTCTGAGAGCTTACCTTGGTCATCGTAAGCTTCTCCGTCAATGACAATACAGGAAAATTAAGTATATGAGCCATATCGAGCCCCGGCAGATGATTAGCAGTCCCACCAAATTGTTGACCTTCGAATTCGTTGGTTTGTGCCTGGTCGTCTGTCTTGCCTTCTGCAATGTTGCCGTTTTTTACAATCTTTTCAATTATTTGCAAACGCTAGGTATCCGAGGAGAGCTCTGCGGACTGATCGTTGGTGTTTACTCCCTTACTGCCATGCTTCTTTTTCTGGTGGTGAGCCCATTCCTGAGCGTCGTGAACGCGCCGCGAACCATGCTTCTCGGGATTATGGTTCTGATACTCTCCGGTTTCAGTTATTTTTTCGTTGATTCGTTCTGGGGACTTCTGAGCCTTAGAATCTTCAATGGGTTGGGCCAGTTTCTATTGACCGCCGGAACCATGTCTCTTTTTGTTTCTGTTATTCCTCTGGAGAAGAGCGGACAGGCTTTCAGCTTTTATTCGATAGCGATTCTATTGCCCTATGGCGTTGTCCCGACATTAATGGACGCACTCGGCGCCTACATCCCGACCCCACCATACGGGTATGCCCTGGCGACGATTTCGTTTATCCCCGCCGCATGGCTCATTCTGAAAATTCGGAAACGAACACGGTGCGTCAGAGATTTAAAGACTTCCCCCAAACGACCCTCATGGCAAGACATCAGGACTAACTTGACACAGTTACCCGTGGCACTCTTGCTGATTATGAATCTGAGTTACTTTGTCCTCTGGGGAAGCCTCTTTTTTCTGTTTAAAGGGTTTGCTGCCCAGCAGGGGTTAGCCAATGTCGGCAGTTTTTTCGCTGTAATGACTGGGTTGATGATCATCATTCGGCTTCTGGCTGGTCGTCTCTTCGATATCCTTGACAAGTCACGGTTAATGATAATTTCTTTCGCCCTCATCGGCATGGGGAACTTCGCTCTGGATCATCTCCCCGGAAACTGGGCCATTCCTCTGGTGGCACTTTTGTTTGGTTTGGGAATGGGGGCTGGTTACCCGGCGGTCAATGGCCTGATGTTCGAAGTCTCCGCACCACGTTTTCGTGCCCTGAATGCCAATCTTATGCTCTTCACTGTGCATGGAGGTTTTTTCTTCGGGCCAGCAATCGGAGGGGCACTTGTGGCTCGGCAGGGTTACCACGGTTATTTCTTATTCAGTATTGGGCTGGCTCTCACCACTGCAGTCCTCAGCACCTTGCTGATCCGCTCCCGAAGGCTCTAAAATTTAGAGCTTTGTGACCGGAAAGCCCGTCACCTCCACCATTTTAAAAGGGTCGCCTAAATAAACGGCCCTTTTAATTTTCAGCTTTCCAACCAATAGACTAAATCTTTACACAATCATTATCCGCTCATTACCCCGCCATTATGAATGTCAGGTATGATACAGCCAGATGCACGCACCGATCCGCCATCCAAATGGCCGGATCTGCTAGAATGGAGGATATGATGAAAACTCTGATAATCACTCTGCTCAGTCTACCCCTGGTTCTGATCGGCTTTCACCTGGCGCAGGGGCAGGGGATGGGGCAGAAGACAGATGACATGACAATGTCACAGCCAATGACGTCGGACACTATGACGAAGGATAAAACCATGAGCCCGAAACACCAGTATATGGTTCCAACCGATGCTGAACTCCGCAGCCGGCTGACCCCGCTGCAGTATAAGGTGACCCGGGAAAACGGGACCGAGAAACCGTTCTCCAATACCTACTGGAACAATCACGAGGCCGGCATTTACGTCGATGTGATCTCGGGCGCGCCGCTGTTCAGTTCGACCGACAAGTATGAATCGGGCACCGGCTGGCCGAGCTTCACCAAGCCGCTCGATCCCGCACAGGTCGTCGAAAAGACAGATAAGAGCTTCTTCTCGGTGCGTACCGAGCTGCGCAGCAAGCTGGCCGATGCGCACCTGGGGCATGTCTTCGATGACGGCCCCGCACCCGGCGGCTTGCGTTACTGCATGAACTCGGCAGCCCTGCGTTTCATCCCGGTCGCCGATCTCGAAAAAGAGGGCTACGGCGAATACCTGAAGTTGTTCAAGTAATTGCTGCCGCTCCTGATGGATGTCGTTAGCAGCATATGGGTGGAGGTCTTATGAACTACAAGCTGATTCTTGTGCTGGGGGCGATCCTGATCTCCAGTGCCGCAAGCGCTTCGGCCGCTAAAACCGTACTGGCGGGGGGCTGCTTCTGGTGCATGGAGGCAGATTTTGAAAAGCTGCCCGGAGTCACCGATGTGGTCTCCGGCTTTACCGGCGGAACCTTGAAAGATCCGACCTATAACGGCGATCATGAGGGTCACTATGAGTCGGTAGAAATCACCTATGATCCAAGCAAGCTGAGCTATCAGCAGTTACTCGATTATTACTGGCTGCAAATTGACCCCTTTGATGATGGCGGCCAGTTTTGTGACCGGGGGCACACATATTTAAGCGCTATCTTTGTCGCCAATGAAGAGGAACAGAAAATCGCGGTGGCCTCCAAGGCGCGGATTGCCGCAGAGTTTCCGGGAAAAGAAGTCGTGACGCCCATCCTGAAGGCCTCAACCTTTTATCCCATCAAGGGGGATGAAAGTTACCATCAGGATTATTATAAAAAGAACCCTATCCGCTACAACATCTATCGCTGGAATTGCGGACGCGATCAACGCCTGAAGGCAATCTGGGGTGACAAGGCCAGTCATTAGCCTGGACAGCCCCTCATCGACTGGCGGCCTCAAGTTCGATGGCTTTGGGGGCGGTGTGGCACAAAATAACAACGCGCCCTGAGGCATGGTCTCAGGGCGCGTTGTTTTAGAATCAGGTGAAGTCTGTGCTGTCTTTGTCCCGCGACTCACAGGGGAGGGCGGTCAAAGCTGGCGAGGACTCAATATAGCATCCCGCCGACATAGACGCCGGCTCCGACGAAAAGATCCGTGCCCGGCACCCGATAAATATAAGACAATTTCTTGGACGGGGTCGTTTTCCCCGGCTTGGGCCACATATATTCGACCCAGCCATGGCCGACGTTGCGCGCCAGGTTGACAAACTGCACGAACATCGCCTTGTCGGTCGGATCAGTCAGCAACAGCACATGCTTCATCTTGGTCAGCTCCGGCTCAAACGGGTGAGCCAGCATTTTTCCATCCAGGTTCATCAGAAAGACATAAGAGTCTTTCCAGACAAAAGGTCCCTTGGGATTTCCAATCGCCTTGATGGCGGCATCTACTCCCTGGGTCGTGATCATGGCCGCAGCCTCCCGGCACTTGATCACACACTCTTCCTTGGTCGCTGCTTCATCTGCAGCCCACAGGGTGGCAGCAGACAGAATCATCATCAGACCGAACGCAATAATAACTAACTTCTTCATATCGTCCTCCGCTTAAATTTGGATTTATTCCGCAAAAATCAAAACTCGATTAAAACTTGATCCAGGGTTTCCCGACGGGCAAAACATTCCTTTGAAAGACCTGGGCGTAAATGGTGTGCGCCATCATGTAGAGCGCCGAGACCCCGCAGAGCATCAGTTCATAGCCAGCGACCTTGATCATTTCAGGATAACCGAAATGCCCCAGATCCAGCAGGATAAACCCGATCAACAGCAGGGTAAAGGTGATCGCCATGGCACCATGAATGCGCATCGCCGGAATCCACATGATCGCGGTATAGATGGTCCAGCCGACCAGAAACCAGCCGAGATCCCTGGTGCTGGAATGATAGATGTTGAAGTTGTTGAGCATGAAAATAACCCCCAACGAAATCCAGAATGCGCCGTAAGAGACAAAGGCACTGTAGCCGAAGTTGTTCCCGCACTTGAATTCCTGATAGCCGGCGATCATCTGCGCCAGGCCACCATAGATAAAAGCCAGAGCAACAATCGGACCGGCATCGCACCAGCCGACATTATGGAACTGCAGCAGCAGAGTTGTGATCCCAAAACCTGCCAGGCCGACAACTCCGGGGTTGCCCATGGGTGTTTCATTTGCCATTGTTTAATTTCCTTCCTGTTGTTTATTTAATGGAAACGCGTAATTTTCCTCACCAAGAGCCTGATTTAAAAACTCAAAGCTGAGAAAACGAAAAAACCGACATATGTCCACCTCAGGGGAGAACCTGTCCCCGAGCAGGGCCATGTGCGGTCAGCAAACTAGGGTTATAAATTTTATAAAGGAACCACTGTTATATGGGGTTGGTGAAGGGTTCACCTTCGGTTTCAACCAGTGAACTATGGTTCTAAACCATCGTTACCGGTTTTGAAAATCTACACTTTAATCCCATATATGTCAAAAATTATTTTATAGCCCAATCGGCACAAACAGATTTTTGTCCGGGAACCTGTTTAATTCTTGGGTTTGAAGTAAAAACTCGGCTGTCTTGTTCAGGATTTGGCGCGTTTGCAGGTTCATAACCATGGCGAGAGGGAGAGGATTTGCTGCAAACTTGGGTAAGCAGTGAAATTTGCCATCAGCTCATGGAGAGTTTGCCAGTTTTTGAGGGTAGCCCGAATGGGGAGGGTACAGTGTTTAAACGGCAGGAACTCGGTGTGTACATCGGCGATTAAATATCCTATATTGCGAGAATTGTTTAATATTTGGGGAGGACGGTATGGTTTGCAGAAGAGGGGATAGCGTTAAAAATTGATGGCCGTCTGTGTCGGTGTGTGCCGAGCTGACGGTTTTTTTATTTTGAGGAGGATTGTTTTGAACACGTTATTAATTGTAGCTGTTGTCTTAATCGTTCTTGGTTTTCTTGCTGTATTTTTACAGAAACAAACATCCGCTTCTCCATCAGCGCTGACATTTAAAAGTCGAGGTGAGCTTTTTACACCCGCCGAACGCTCTTTTCTCGGAGTTTTGCAGCAAGCCGTTGGAGATGAGTTTTCCATCTTCGGCAAGGTTCGTCTCGGTGATTTGATCAAGCCGAGCAGTGGCTTAAACCCAAGCCAACGACTATCTACCTTGAACAAAATCAACCTCAAGCATATCGATTTTCTGATTTGCCGCGCCGACAATTTGGCTTTTGTGGCCGCAGTAGAACTTGATGATAAATCTCACCGGCGCAAGGATAGAAGTGAGCGGGACGTTTTTGTTGATCAGGCATTAAGCTCAGCCGAAATCCCGATTGTTCGGTTCGCGGCCCAAAAGAGCTACGAGTTGACCGACGTTAAACAGAGAATTGCTGCCGTAACAAATAGTACATTGGCTGAGTCTTCGGTTACGCCGCCCACCGAGGAGTTCTCTCTTGGCAATCAAATACAACCAGGAGTCGAACAAAGTGTGAATGATTTTCACATGCAGCCTGATGAGGTGAGTCAATCTCCTGCCGTGCTAACCTGTCCTGCATGTCAGTCTGTAATGGTAAAGCGCCAGGCAAAAAAAGGTGCAAACGCAGGGAATTGGTTCTGGGCCTGTTCGACATTCCCTAAATGTCGCAAAGTGATTGCGATTGAAAGTTGATTATTTAAATTTGGATTGAGGAGGGTAGGGTGATCGATGGCACTGAGAACCGGTTGGACACGACAACTGTCAGATATAAATCTGTTTTCTTTTCCCAATATATCCGGAAAAAATATCTAGAGAGATGGTTCGGCTACTCGGGTCAGTTGTGACTTTTTGTGTCACAAGTAGATGTTAGTAATTTAGGCATAAAAAACACAAAATGTTGTGTGCTCCAAAGTTCGACCAGTATAAGTTGTGTGCGCAATCGTATTTTGCTAGATTGAGCAGTCAAAAATATCTGTTCTCAAACAAGGGAATAATTATTTGTCTATAAAGAAATTCCATGAAATTTACCTTGATAATAATGCAACAACCCGCTCCCTGCCTGAGGTGCAAGATTCAGTTATGGGGGTTCTTGGACAATCCTTTGGCAACCCTTCTAGCGCTCACTCCCTCGGAGGACGGGTCCGGAAAAAAATCTCTTTAGCCAGAGATTATGTCGCATTATTGATTGGGGCCCCCCCTTCCCAACTTATCTTTACTAGCGGTGGAACCGAAGCAAACAATTTGGTGCTTTCTTCTGTAACTAGAGGAGTGGCCAAACAAGCAAGGATAATAACAAGCCAGGTTGAGCACTCCTCTGTTTTGGACATGTGTGACCATATTGAAACCCTAGGGGTCGAGGTGATACGCCTACCAGTTAATGGTGATGGCCTTGTCTCTGTAGAAGATTTTAAGGCTGCTCTAAATAGTAAGGTGGTCCTAGTATCAATCCAATGGGTGAACAACGAAACGGGAGTAACACAACCCATTCGAACGATTGGTAAAATCTGCAGAACCGCTCAGGTCCCTTTCCATACCGATGCGGCCCAAGCCGTTGGTAAATTGTGCATAGATGTTTCGAATATGCCTATTGATTTCCTCACTTTTACTGGGCACAAATTCCATTCACCCCAAGGTGTGGGGGCTTTGTACAGTTCAAACCTAGGCTTTGTTCGGCCAACTTTATTTGGAGGCACGCAAGAGGAAGGACTTCGCCCTGGGACAGAAAATGTTCCGGGAATTATTGGGATGGGTGTTGCTGCTCAAATTCGACAGACAAACCTATTAGAGCATTTCGAACAGTTAACAAAGTTAAGAAAACAATTTGAAAAGAAAGTTTTAGAACTAGTTCCTCAAGTCAAAATCAATGGGGGAAAAGCCGATCGTGTGTGTAATACATCTAATCTATTTTTCGAAGGTGTAGATGGGCAAGCATTAGTGGCTCGTCTTGACCAAGAAGGAATTTATTGCTCCCAAAGTTCTGCATGTACAAATCAGAGGCCTGAACCTTCTTATGTTTTGCGAGCGATGGGTCTTTCTGAAGCGGATGCCTATTCAAGCATTCGTTTCAGCTTCTCTATCGAAAATACTTTTGAAGAAATCGGGATTGCGGTGGATAAGATATCAAAACTTTGTAAGCAACTTCGCATATTTAAGAATTAAAATAATTTATTCGCTTCAAATATAAAGGTCATTTGTAATGCGCTTTGGCGGCCACGAAACATTTGCGATCCGTGAAGGATGGCTCCATAAGGGGCTGAAACTCCTAATCTGTGATCCTGAGAAGTTAATTGATGAATATGCCGCCGATTGGCTTGGCGTTGGTAGAAATATGGCCAAGTCCATTAATCATTGGCTTGTGGCTACTGGATTAGCCAAATTACAGGTTGGTCGAAAGACTCGCAAAACTCCGTTAGAGGCTACACAGTTAGGTGAACTTGTCTATGAAAGAGATCCATTTTTTAGTGAGGTCGGAACCTGGTGGATATTGCATATTAATTTAGTTCGATCACCTGAGAACGCCCTGTCTTGGGAGTGGTTTTTTAATCGTTTCAACCAGGTCCGATTTGAAAAATCTTTTTGCGTTGATAGTTTGAAGCGATACTTACAATTGTCGGGCCAGCGGATGCCAAGTTTAAATACCTTGGAACGTGATATCTCTTGCATGTTATCTACCTACGCTCGAAAAATCCCAGTTGATCAAGGGGATCCTGAAGAGTCAAACGTGAGCCCTTTTGCTGATTTACATTTGTTGAAGTTCTTTCGTGACACAGGAACCTACCAACTAAATCAGGAAGTTAAAAATATCCCGCCTGATATCTTAGGTTACTCCCTTGCTTGCGCATTTTCCGAAGGGCAGCTTGGGGCAAAGCAAGTTGATGTAACTATTAAGGAGGCAACGGCACAGGCAGGGGGACCAGGTCGAGTTTTCTCGCTGACCGCAGAAGCTCTGTTTGATGTAGCCTTGTCTGTGGAGAAATCTCTTGATGGGACAGGGATTGAAATTGTTGGGTTAGCTGGAGAAAGGGCGATCCGGTTTGAAAAGAAATCACCAGTCATTTGGCTAGCGCAATACTACGATTCTCAAGGTTCCGAAGAAGTGAGCACCGAATTTTTCACCATGCTTAAAGAGTTAAGGGTAATCTTATGATGGTTTATGGCGAGCCATTCCTTCGCTCGGTAAATCTTCGGTTTGATGCAGAAGAGCCCAATCGAATTTCTCATTACGTTCCTACCGCCAAGTGTGTTCCTCTTATCCAATCCTTGTTAGGTAAGGAAGAGGGGCGTGCTTTTTTTATCGTCGCGCCGTATGGATCAGGAAAATCCCTCACTGCTCTCTATCTTCTTCATTTGATAGAGAAACAATCCGGCTCGGAAGAAGCCCTGAAGGGGATTGAAAGCAAACTAAAAGCCGTCACCCCTGAGTTAGCTAAGTACGCCTCCAATAGAAGGCGTAACCAGAAAAAAGGGCTTACAGTCACCTTGCATGGGTATGTCTCTTCGATTCCTGAGGCCATTAAAGAAGGAATTATTGCTTCCTTAACAAGGATTAAGTTTGGAAGGCAAGCAACAGCAAAAGAGATTGCTGATGCCCCCTGCAGCACAATGGATGAGGCAAATCAATTTCTTTCCATGATCCGACAAAAATTTCGCGGAAAAGGGATTGATCGCATAGCTATCCTTTGGGATGAGTTCGGAAAACACTTAGAGATCCTTTTAGTCGAAGGTCGTCCTACCGAACTGTTAAACATTCAAACTCTTGCCGAGGTTGTTAGTCGCTCTCAGAATATTCCCGTGACTCTTGGTTTATTTCTTCACCAGGGCCTACTCCATTATGCCGGGAACATGTCCCAATCGGTGCGATCCGAATGGACGAAGATAGAGGGACGATTTCAGACTATCCAATATGTGGACGATAGCAAGGAACTCTACAGGCTGATCGGAGATGTAGTTTCTACCAGAAAGGGTGAAAGTGCTTCGACCACTGATAATGTCCAGCTCCATGAACTAGCTGCGCAAACAAAAAAATTAGGATTGTTCGCTGATTTTAGTACGGAAGAGCTCACCAACCTACTGGGGAAAACATATCCATTAAACCCTATTACTGTTTATTTGCTGCCAAGGGTATCTGCCAGAGTTGCTCAAAATGAGCGAACCCTTTTCAACTTTATATATAGCTGTCCTTTTGATGCTGAAGTCTCCCCCTGGCACCTGTTCGACTATTTTGCCCCTCAAATGCGCGCAGATATAGCAGTTGGTGGAACATATCGACAGTGGATTGAAACTCAAAGTGCGCTCTCAAAGGTGGATGAAGTTCTTCCTGCTGGCCAAGCCTTAAAAACTGCCTGTTTGTTGGGACTTGGAT
Above is a genomic segment from Geopsychrobacter electrodiphilus DSM 16401 containing:
- a CDS encoding acetate uptake transporter, with amino-acid sequence MANETPMGNPGVVGLAGFGITTLLLQFHNVGWCDAGPIVALAFIYGGLAQMIAGYQEFKCGNNFGYSAFVSYGAFWISLGVIFMLNNFNIYHSSTRDLGWFLVGWTIYTAIMWIPAMRIHGAMAITFTLLLIGFILLDLGHFGYPEMIKVAGYELMLCGVSALYMMAHTIYAQVFQRNVLPVGKPWIKF
- a CDS encoding MFS transporter, yielding MSHIEPRQMISSPTKLLTFEFVGLCLVVCLAFCNVAVFYNLFNYLQTLGIRGELCGLIVGVYSLTAMLLFLVVSPFLSVVNAPRTMLLGIMVLILSGFSYFFVDSFWGLLSLRIFNGLGQFLLTAGTMSLFVSVIPLEKSGQAFSFYSIAILLPYGVVPTLMDALGAYIPTPPYGYALATISFIPAAWLILKIRKRTRCVRDLKTSPKRPSWQDIRTNLTQLPVALLLIMNLSYFVLWGSLFFLFKGFAAQQGLANVGSFFAVMTGLMIIIRLLAGRLFDILDKSRLMIISFALIGMGNFALDHLPGNWAIPLVALLFGLGMGAGYPAVNGLMFEVSAPRFRALNANLMLFTVHGGFFFGPAIGGALVARQGYHGYFLFSIGLALTTAVLSTLLIRSRRL
- the msrA gene encoding peptide-methionine (S)-S-oxide reductase MsrA, with product MNYKLILVLGAILISSAASASAAKTVLAGGCFWCMEADFEKLPGVTDVVSGFTGGTLKDPTYNGDHEGHYESVEITYDPSKLSYQQLLDYYWLQIDPFDDGGQFCDRGHTYLSAIFVANEEEQKIAVASKARIAAEFPGKEVVTPILKASTFYPIKGDESYHQDYYKKNPIRYNIYRWNCGRDQRLKAIWGDKASH
- a CDS encoding DUF2726 domain-containing protein, giving the protein MNTLLIVAVVLIVLGFLAVFLQKQTSASPSALTFKSRGELFTPAERSFLGVLQQAVGDEFSIFGKVRLGDLIKPSSGLNPSQRLSTLNKINLKHIDFLICRADNLAFVAAVELDDKSHRRKDRSERDVFVDQALSSAEIPIVRFAAQKSYELTDVKQRIAAVTNSTLAESSVTPPTEEFSLGNQIQPGVEQSVNDFHMQPDEVSQSPAVLTCPACQSVMVKRQAKKGANAGNWFWACSTFPKCRKVIAIES
- a CDS encoding DUF4007 family protein, with the translated sequence MRFGGHETFAIREGWLHKGLKLLICDPEKLIDEYAADWLGVGRNMAKSINHWLVATGLAKLQVGRKTRKTPLEATQLGELVYERDPFFSEVGTWWILHINLVRSPENALSWEWFFNRFNQVRFEKSFCVDSLKRYLQLSGQRMPSLNTLERDISCMLSTYARKIPVDQGDPEESNVSPFADLHLLKFFRDTGTYQLNQEVKNIPPDILGYSLACAFSEGQLGAKQVDVTIKEATAQAGGPGRVFSLTAEALFDVALSVEKSLDGTGIEIVGLAGERAIRFEKKSPVIWLAQYYDSQGSEEVSTEFFTMLKELRVIL
- a CDS encoding acetyl-CoA C-acyltransferase — protein: MMPTKEVWIIEALRTPVGKHGGGLAGVRPDDLAAGVLKTLVERSGIPASEIEDVYLGCVNQAGEDNRNVARMSLLLAGLPENVGGCTLNRLCGSGLEAVAAATRAILAGEGHVYIGGGVESMSRSPWIIGKSEKGFHIGNQTLYDTTLGWRFVNPQLEALGHTEAMGITAENLAEMYSITREKQDLFALESQRKAMHAMERGVFSDELVPVQTKKALIACDEGPRPETTLEKLNSLKPAFKKGGTVTAGNSSMLNDGAAALMLVSSEYGRAHGLKPLAKIKGTAIAGVPPRIMGIGPVPATDKLLRRLGLQLPDLNLIELNEAFAAQSLAVLSEWNLDYQDPRLNPNGGAIALGHPLGCSGAKLLTTLVHEMKRNENVNLGLVSMCIGVGQGISMVVERV
- a CDS encoding cysteine desulfurase family protein, with the translated sequence MSIKKFHEIYLDNNATTRSLPEVQDSVMGVLGQSFGNPSSAHSLGGRVRKKISLARDYVALLIGAPPSQLIFTSGGTEANNLVLSSVTRGVAKQARIITSQVEHSSVLDMCDHIETLGVEVIRLPVNGDGLVSVEDFKAALNSKVVLVSIQWVNNETGVTQPIRTIGKICRTAQVPFHTDAAQAVGKLCIDVSNMPIDFLTFTGHKFHSPQGVGALYSSNLGFVRPTLFGGTQEEGLRPGTENVPGIIGMGVAAQIRQTNLLEHFEQLTKLRKQFEKKVLELVPQVKINGGKADRVCNTSNLFFEGVDGQALVARLDQEGIYCSQSSACTNQRPEPSYVLRAMGLSEADAYSSIRFSFSIENTFEEIGIAVDKISKLCKQLRIFKN
- a CDS encoding cache domain-containing protein, producing the protein MKKLVIIAFGLMMILSAATLWAADEAATKEECVIKCREAAAMITTQGVDAAIKAIGNPKGPFVWKDSYVFLMNLDGKMLAHPFEPELTKMKHVLLLTDPTDKAMFVQFVNLARNVGHGWVEYMWPKPGKTTPSKKLSYIYRVPGTDLFVGAGVYVGGMLY